One genomic window of Halobellus limi includes the following:
- a CDS encoding DUF7857 domain-containing protein, protein MQTAFDDANPTAEPPSSADPTSAAADPTAEPVPPADEPLETSVTTTSLSGVTLVQVELRSTVDADLRVRVANDLDGPVLPPRREGVPVAGWDADGFRGVVPGSGRLGVGYACPVSTPDEGSPVGSDPARESPATVDGTDAVSVELLGPVDGTDSPSAPVATAIRSLGRAAPPADAVPDGAGAGSFGTTAGDATDPSIGADALPAAVEEWLDAVESRVQRAERLTDASAAEATAVLVDSGGVDPLAGLPDAVAADESALRTVASRASAIAERAAATDARPVVSSLSAAAERRGLDDGTSPSGDRFADLPSDGDQSADLSSPEDQSADPLSTGADR, encoded by the coding sequence GTGCAAACCGCTTTCGACGACGCTAACCCGACCGCCGAACCGCCCTCGTCTGCCGATCCGACCTCGGCCGCCGCCGACCCGACTGCCGAACCGGTCCCGCCCGCCGACGAGCCGCTGGAGACGAGCGTCACGACGACGTCCCTCTCTGGCGTGACGCTCGTGCAGGTCGAGCTTCGCAGCACCGTCGACGCCGACCTGCGCGTCCGGGTCGCGAACGACCTCGACGGTCCCGTCCTCCCGCCGCGTCGGGAGGGCGTCCCCGTCGCCGGCTGGGACGCCGACGGCTTCCGTGGAGTCGTTCCCGGGTCCGGACGCCTCGGCGTCGGCTACGCGTGTCCGGTCTCGACGCCCGACGAGGGGTCGCCCGTCGGTTCCGACCCCGCTCGCGAGTCGCCCGCGACGGTGGACGGTACCGACGCGGTCTCGGTCGAACTGCTCGGCCCCGTCGACGGAACGGACTCGCCGTCGGCTCCCGTCGCGACGGCGATCCGGTCGCTCGGACGGGCCGCGCCGCCCGCCGACGCGGTGCCCGACGGCGCTGGTGCCGGCTCGTTCGGGACCACCGCGGGCGATGCGACGGACCCATCGATCGGTGCCGACGCGCTCCCCGCGGCGGTCGAAGAGTGGCTCGACGCGGTCGAATCCCGCGTGCAGCGCGCCGAACGGTTGACGGACGCCTCGGCCGCGGAGGCGACGGCGGTGCTCGTCGACTCCGGCGGCGTCGACCCGCTCGCGGGGCTCCCCGACGCGGTCGCCGCCGACGAGTCCGCGCTACGGACCGTCGCAAGCCGGGCGTCTGCGATCGCTGAACGCGCGGCGGCGACGGACGCTCGCCCGGTGGTCTCCTCGCTGTCGGCGGCCGCAGAGAGAAGGGGTCTCGACGACGGGACGTCGCCGAGTGGCGATCGATTCGCCGATCTCCCCTCGGACGGAGACCAGTCCGCCGATCTCTCCTCGCCCGAAGACCAGTCTGCCGACCCCCTCTCGACCGGGGCCGACCGATGA
- a CDS encoding MinD/ParA family ATP-binding protein, translated as MIVAVTGGKGGVGKSTISVELGAALDATVVDADLGMADLPTGPGPDLHDVLAGRADPVEAVREGCGPVRLLPCGRSLAGARAADVGALAETLRAVEGAYGDVVVDCPAGMKADAGVPLAVADACVVVASPQPYALADAVRSRELARELDAGLVGVVVNRVVDDPPTGAFEEVLGAPAVAVPADPRVGETVASFRPVVRSAPSTRAARAVTDVADAVRRAKRV; from the coding sequence ATGATCGTCGCCGTCACCGGCGGCAAGGGCGGCGTCGGCAAGTCGACGATCTCCGTCGAACTCGGCGCGGCCCTGGACGCCACGGTCGTCGACGCCGACCTCGGGATGGCGGACCTCCCGACCGGCCCCGGACCGGACCTCCACGACGTGCTCGCCGGGCGCGCGGATCCCGTCGAGGCGGTACGGGAGGGCTGCGGGCCGGTCCGGCTGCTCCCGTGCGGCCGCTCGCTCGCGGGCGCTCGCGCGGCGGACGTGGGTGCGCTCGCTGAGACGCTCCGCGCCGTCGAGGGCGCTTACGGCGACGTCGTCGTCGACTGTCCCGCGGGAATGAAAGCCGACGCGGGCGTGCCGCTGGCCGTCGCCGACGCCTGCGTCGTCGTGGCGTCGCCGCAGCCGTACGCGCTCGCCGACGCCGTCCGCTCGCGTGAACTCGCACGCGAACTCGACGCGGGGCTCGTCGGCGTCGTGGTCAACCGCGTCGTCGACGATCCGCCGACGGGGGCCTTCGAGGAGGTGCTGGGGGCGCCCGCCGTTGCGGTTCCGGCGGATCCACGCGTCGGGGAGACGGTGGCGTCGTTCCGTCCGGTCGTCCGCTCTGCGCCGTCGACGCGGGCGGCCCGCGCGGTGACGGACGTCGCGGACGCGGTGCGTCGGGCGAAACGCGTGTGA
- a CDS encoding transcription initiation factor IIB, with translation MSEAPAADAATTTNACPECGGRPETARGETLCGDCGLVLSEYRIDHGPDWRSFADDDRDPKRTGAPLTRSRHDRGLSTKIGRSTRAKGRKRRQFARMRRQHNRARISSKRERNQVYAFTEIRRLTSVLSLPDRIRDHACSLFRSAQSEDLLPGRSLEGFAAACVYAACRVARVSRTVQEVAEAAKATEDEQTAAYDAINRELGLPVGPIDPAEYVPRFASRLDLSGEVERRAREYVAEATERGIVAGRNPSGVAAACLYTAGRDVGAGVTQREAADVAGVTPVTLRSTYQALDDE, from the coding sequence ATGAGTGAAGCACCCGCCGCCGACGCCGCCACGACGACGAACGCCTGCCCCGAATGCGGCGGTCGCCCGGAGACCGCTCGCGGGGAGACGCTGTGTGGGGACTGCGGTCTCGTGCTCTCGGAGTACCGGATCGACCACGGCCCCGACTGGCGCTCCTTCGCCGACGACGACAGGGATCCGAAGCGGACCGGCGCGCCCCTGACGCGCTCGCGTCACGACCGGGGGCTGTCGACGAAGATCGGTCGCTCGACGCGGGCGAAGGGGCGCAAGCGCCGGCAGTTCGCGCGGATGCGCCGGCAGCACAACCGCGCCCGAATCTCCTCGAAGCGCGAGCGAAACCAGGTGTACGCGTTCACCGAGATCCGACGGCTCACGAGCGTGCTGTCGCTCCCGGACCGGATCCGCGATCACGCCTGCTCGCTGTTCCGCTCCGCCCAGTCTGAGGACCTGCTCCCCGGCCGCTCGCTGGAGGGATTCGCCGCGGCCTGCGTCTACGCGGCCTGTCGCGTCGCCCGCGTGTCGCGAACGGTCCAGGAAGTCGCCGAGGCGGCGAAGGCGACGGAGGACGAACAGACCGCCGCCTACGACGCGATCAATCGCGAACTCGGGCTTCCCGTCGGACCGATCGATCCCGCGGAGTACGTCCCCCGCTTCGCCTCCCGGCTCGACCTCTCCGGGGAGGTCGAACGGCGCGCCCGCGAGTACGTCGCCGAGGCGACCGAGCGCGGCATCGTCGCCGGACGAAACCCGAGCGGCGTCGCCGCCGCGTGTCTCTACACCGCCGGCCGCGACGTCGGTGCCGGGGTGACCCAGCGGGAGGCCGCCGACGTCGCCGGCGTCACGCCGGTGACGCTGCGATCGACCTACCAGGCGCTCGACGACGAGTAG
- a CDS encoding DUF7858 family protein: MGLSEIAAGLELRTEQVQRGVATVDDTDVDLDARLREYEADLPCTAAAASTVLERYDEGASVGDAGEAAALAPVTAAKLLHRCGFEGVTPLSPTARRVLRDWIDGRLSRADALELTSSDEAEFALAAYVETHDPITELAEAVRRDASAPIAGDALVSKRDALAETMTGSADLR; encoded by the coding sequence ATGGGTTTGTCGGAGATCGCAGCGGGCCTGGAGTTGAGAACGGAGCAGGTACAGCGCGGCGTCGCGACCGTCGACGACACGGACGTCGACCTCGACGCGCGGCTCCGGGAGTACGAGGCCGACCTCCCGTGTACGGCCGCCGCGGCGTCGACCGTGCTCGAACGGTACGACGAGGGCGCGAGCGTCGGCGACGCGGGCGAGGCGGCGGCGCTCGCCCCGGTCACGGCCGCGAAGCTACTGCACCGGTGCGGGTTCGAGGGCGTGACGCCGCTGTCGCCGACGGCTCGACGCGTGCTCCGCGACTGGATCGACGGGCGACTCTCGCGGGCGGACGCGCTCGAACTCACGAGTTCGGACGAGGCGGAGTTCGCGCTCGCCGCCTACGTCGAGACCCACGACCCGATCACGGAACTCGCAGAAGCCGTCCGCCGCGACGCCTCGGCACCGATCGCGGGCGACGCGCTGGTCTCGAAGCGCGACGCGCTCGCGGAGACGATGACCGGCAGTGCTGATCTCCGGTAG
- a CDS encoding AAA family ATPase, giving the protein MRETETADVTAFVGAAGGAGTTRTGIEVGAALAAGGREVAILDAAFATQGLADYVGGRIDPDLTRLLVDDERDLSTGLREVALPERVPGRVAVCPAHAPFERLARAKRVEAARRFESLIETAAARFDHVLLDVPPIAANQAVAAVNAADRIAVVAPASDRGTEAIQRCHERLADVGTGASLVVSVRGELETADVSVPGTEATAVDAAPACLGGDDAFARAIQRVAAAVTEEELAEPEAGGGGLLGSVGELVGR; this is encoded by the coding sequence ATGAGAGAGACGGAGACGGCTGACGTCACGGCGTTCGTCGGTGCGGCGGGCGGGGCGGGGACGACGCGGACCGGGATCGAGGTCGGCGCGGCGCTGGCGGCCGGCGGCCGCGAGGTCGCGATCCTCGACGCCGCGTTCGCGACGCAGGGACTGGCCGACTACGTCGGGGGTCGGATCGACCCGGACCTGACGCGCCTTCTCGTCGACGACGAGCGGGACCTCTCGACCGGACTGCGAGAGGTGGCCCTCCCGGAACGGGTCCCCGGCCGGGTCGCCGTCTGCCCCGCACACGCCCCCTTCGAGCGACTGGCCCGCGCGAAACGCGTCGAGGCGGCCCGGCGGTTCGAGTCGCTGATCGAGACCGCGGCGGCGCGGTTCGATCACGTCCTCTTGGACGTGCCACCGATCGCCGCGAACCAGGCCGTCGCCGCGGTGAACGCTGCGGACCGGATCGCCGTCGTCGCGCCGGCGAGCGACCGGGGCACGGAAGCGATCCAGCGGTGTCACGAGCGACTGGCCGACGTCGGTACCGGGGCCTCGCTCGTGGTCTCGGTCCGAGGGGAACTGGAGACCGCCGACGTGTCGGTGCCGGGAACCGAAGCGACGGCGGTCGACGCCGCTCCCGCCTGCCTCGGCGGCGACGACGCGTTCGCCCGCGCGATCCAGCGCGTGGCCGCCGCAGTCACAGAGGAGGAACTCGCGGAGCCGGAGGCCGGAGGCGGCGGCCTGCTCGGCTCGGTCGGGGAACTCGTCGGCCGATAA
- a CDS encoding HIT family protein, translating into MSDDPTIFEQIVAGDIPARIVYETDTVAAFLDANPLAPGHTLVVPKEAYERLDELPEDVAADVWAAVQELTPRIESAVDADASNVGVNNGSAAGQEVPHVHVHIVPRFEGDGGRPIHAVAGGRPDLSDDELDDIAAAIETGE; encoded by the coding sequence ATGAGCGACGACCCGACCATCTTCGAGCAGATCGTCGCCGGCGACATCCCGGCGCGGATCGTCTACGAGACCGACACCGTCGCGGCGTTCCTCGACGCGAACCCGCTCGCGCCCGGCCACACGCTCGTGGTGCCGAAGGAGGCTTACGAGCGGCTCGACGAACTGCCCGAGGACGTCGCCGCCGACGTCTGGGCGGCCGTCCAGGAACTGACGCCGCGGATCGAATCCGCGGTCGACGCCGACGCGTCGAACGTCGGGGTGAACAACGGCAGCGCCGCCGGCCAGGAGGTCCCGCACGTGCACGTCCACATCGTCCCTCGCTTCGAGGGCGACGGCGGCAGGCCGATCCACGCGGTCGCGGGGGGCCGGCCGGACCTCTCCGACGACGAACTCGACGACATCGCCGCCGCCATCGAGACCGGGGAGTGA
- a CDS encoding uracil-DNA glycosylase codes for MEPEFPTEQHALEADCARCPALVECRERISWGTGDLDADVMVVGEAPGAGNPDAERWRGGNWTGKAYTARHSGRRVRRLLAEIGRPTAYVTNAVKCFPCDGEGSNREPTETERANCRTHLREEIETVDPTVIVATGKHATTTTLALDNRTIDGFVDRILEPIELPFSTLLPVLHPSYQDIWRARLGYSAEEYREAVHDALRAALDDDPS; via the coding sequence ATGGAACCCGAATTTCCAACCGAACAGCACGCCCTCGAAGCCGACTGCGCGCGCTGCCCCGCGCTCGTCGAGTGTCGCGAGCGGATCTCGTGGGGCACCGGCGACCTCGACGCCGACGTGATGGTCGTCGGCGAAGCGCCCGGCGCCGGGAACCCCGACGCCGAGCGGTGGCGCGGCGGAAACTGGACCGGGAAGGCCTACACGGCGCGGCACTCGGGGCGTCGCGTCCGACGGCTGCTCGCCGAGATCGGCCGGCCCACAGCCTACGTCACGAACGCCGTGAAGTGCTTCCCCTGCGACGGCGAGGGCTCGAACCGCGAACCCACCGAGACAGAGCGCGCGAACTGCCGGACGCACCTCCGAGAGGAGATCGAGACCGTCGATCCGACGGTGATCGTCGCGACCGGCAAACACGCCACGACGACGACGCTGGCGCTCGATAACCGAACGATCGACGGCTTCGTCGATCGGATCTTGGAGCCGATCGAACTGCCCTTTTCGACGCTGCTCCCCGTCCTCCATCCCTCCTATCAGGACATCTGGCGGGCGCGACTCGGTTACAGCGCCGAGGAGTACCGCGAGGCGGTCCACGACGCGCTCCGAGCGGCGCTCGACGACGACCCGTCCTGA
- a CDS encoding ribose-phosphate diphosphokinase, which produces MIVPGASSQALAAALASELGEPLSAVEYDRFPDGETLAAVPDFDAERAVVVATTDSNDAWVELLQLQDAVREAGASEVVTVIPYMGYARQDEAFDSGEPVSARAMARAVSTGADRVVLVNPHEESVADFFDAHVTVCDAAGLLAEPLPDDLAEPLFLSPDSGAVELAAATCDAYGRGETDYFEKTRHSGTEVEISPSDADAAGRDVVIVDDIVATGSTMSEAVAHLADDGAERVFAACVHPLLARNARTKLERAGIERIVGTDTVERDVSAVSVAPIVAAAVDAVEAA; this is translated from the coding sequence ATGATCGTTCCCGGCGCATCCTCACAGGCGCTCGCGGCCGCGCTCGCCTCGGAGTTGGGCGAACCGCTCTCGGCCGTCGAGTACGACCGCTTCCCCGACGGCGAGACGCTCGCCGCCGTCCCCGACTTCGACGCCGAGCGCGCGGTGGTCGTCGCCACGACGGACTCGAACGACGCGTGGGTCGAACTGCTCCAACTGCAGGACGCCGTCCGGGAGGCCGGCGCGAGCGAGGTCGTCACCGTGATCCCGTATATGGGCTACGCGCGCCAGGACGAGGCGTTCGACTCCGGCGAACCCGTCTCCGCGCGAGCGATGGCCCGGGCGGTCTCGACCGGCGCCGACCGGGTCGTCCTCGTGAACCCCCACGAGGAGTCGGTCGCGGACTTCTTCGACGCCCACGTCACCGTCTGTGACGCCGCGGGGCTGCTCGCCGAGCCGCTGCCCGACGACCTCGCGGAGCCGCTCTTTCTCTCCCCCGATTCCGGCGCGGTCGAACTCGCGGCAGCCACCTGTGACGCCTACGGACGCGGCGAGACCGACTACTTCGAGAAGACCCGTCACTCCGGAACCGAGGTCGAGATCTCGCCGAGCGACGCCGACGCCGCGGGTCGCGACGTCGTGATCGTCGACGACATCGTCGCGACCGGCTCGACGATGAGCGAGGCCGTCGCCCACCTCGCCGACGACGGGGCCGAGCGCGTCTTCGCGGCGTGCGTCCACCCGCTCCTGGCTCGAAACGCCCGGACGAAGCTCGAACGCGCCGGGATCGAGCGGATCGTCGGGACCGACACGGTCGAGCGCGACGTGAGCGCCGTCTCCGTCGCACCGATCGTCGCCGCCGCCGTGGACGCGGTCGAAGCGGCGTAG
- a CDS encoding HVO_0234 family beta-propeller protein, whose amino-acid sequence MPTIDEKRVYTDNAGTETVYLASGLGVVAVSVSDDLIGEFGIAHRCQARDVATAGRRVAVATDEDVLVADRDVDDEGDSTVSAAEALAFEATGFGPATAVGFDGGAGDTGELVAGDGDGRVARLGAPSEAGGADASETGGWTEIGTTGPVRAIDGGLVAAADGVYRMGSDGVTHAGLDDARDVDAEPLVATGTGLYKLGNGWMDVLDGPVDAVDAGGASAQAAVDGRLYVRRAGDAPDAEWREERLPVEEPVAAVAHGVEASYAVTEGGTFAVRLPDGEWRYRGVGVRDVVAAAV is encoded by the coding sequence ATGCCCACGATCGACGAGAAGCGGGTGTACACCGACAACGCCGGGACCGAGACCGTCTACCTCGCCTCGGGGCTCGGCGTCGTCGCGGTCTCGGTCTCCGACGACCTGATCGGGGAGTTCGGCATCGCCCACCGCTGTCAGGCTCGCGACGTGGCGACCGCGGGCCGGCGCGTCGCCGTCGCGACCGACGAGGACGTCCTAGTCGCCGACCGAGACGTCGACGACGAGGGCGACTCGACGGTGTCGGCGGCCGAGGCGCTCGCGTTCGAGGCCACCGGATTCGGTCCCGCCACGGCCGTCGGCTTCGACGGCGGCGCGGGCGACACCGGCGAACTCGTCGCCGGCGACGGGGACGGGCGCGTCGCGCGACTCGGCGCCCCGAGCGAGGCCGGCGGCGCGGATGCGAGCGAGACCGGCGGCTGGACCGAGATCGGGACGACCGGTCCGGTGCGCGCCATCGACGGCGGCCTCGTCGCCGCCGCCGACGGCGTCTACCGGATGGGTTCCGACGGCGTGACCCACGCCGGCCTCGACGACGCCCGCGACGTGGACGCGGAACCGCTCGTCGCGACCGGGACCGGGCTGTACAAACTCGGCAACGGCTGGATGGACGTGCTCGACGGCCCGGTCGACGCGGTGGACGCCGGCGGAGCGAGCGCGCAGGCCGCCGTCGACGGGCGGCTCTACGTCCGGCGGGCCGGCGACGCCCCCGACGCGGAGTGGCGCGAGGAGCGGCTGCCCGTCGAAGAGCCCGTCGCGGCCGTGGCCCACGGCGTCGAGGCGTCGTACGCGGTCACGGAGGGCGGCACGTTCGCCGTGCGGCTGCCGGACGGGGAGTGGCGGTACCGGGGCGTGGGCGTCCGCGACGTCGTCGCCGCCGCGGTGTAG
- a CDS encoding NAD(P)-dependent alcohol dehydrogenase — MQAARLHEYTEEMSDALSIDEVDRPEVTRSDGVVVRVEGAGWCQTDNHIIEGMWTDYVEQDLPMTLGHENAGEVVEVGEEVTTVEVGDTVICHPVTTCGTCRQCRLGEDMYCEDLSFPGLTTDGGFAEFLLTSERATVPLPDGVDPAKIAPHADAGITAYHAVKKAVDELNPGDPAVVIGVGGLGHIGLQCLDAMSAANVVALDVKESARDLAADLGARHTIDPSTEDVAGAIDDLTDGHGAEQVLDFVGADETTAYAPDIVAPGGDHHVVGYGGHVHEPAQALVDGEFSYRGTLVGRYTELQELVRLVERGDVELQTTRYDLSEINTVATRLEHGEIDGRAVITPN, encoded by the coding sequence ATGCAAGCCGCGAGACTCCACGAGTACACAGAGGAGATGAGCGACGCGCTCAGCATCGACGAGGTCGACCGGCCGGAGGTCACTCGCTCGGACGGCGTCGTCGTCCGCGTCGAGGGCGCGGGGTGGTGCCAGACGGACAACCACATCATCGAGGGGATGTGGACCGACTACGTCGAGCAGGACCTCCCGATGACGCTCGGCCACGAGAACGCCGGTGAGGTCGTCGAGGTCGGCGAGGAGGTCACGACGGTCGAGGTCGGGGATACGGTGATCTGTCACCCGGTGACGACCTGCGGGACGTGCCGGCAGTGCCGCCTCGGCGAGGATATGTACTGCGAGGACCTCTCGTTTCCGGGGCTCACCACCGACGGCGGGTTCGCCGAGTTCCTGCTGACAAGCGAGCGCGCGACGGTTCCCCTCCCGGACGGCGTCGATCCCGCGAAGATCGCGCCGCACGCCGACGCCGGGATCACGGCGTACCACGCGGTGAAGAAGGCGGTCGACGAACTGAACCCCGGCGACCCGGCGGTCGTCATCGGCGTCGGGGGACTGGGCCACATCGGCCTCCAGTGTCTCGACGCGATGAGCGCGGCGAACGTCGTCGCGCTCGACGTGAAGGAGAGCGCGAGGGACCTCGCCGCCGACCTCGGCGCGCGCCACACGATCGATCCGAGCACCGAAGACGTCGCCGGCGCGATCGACGACCTGACGGACGGCCACGGCGCCGAACAGGTCCTCGACTTCGTCGGCGCCGACGAGACGACGGCGTACGCGCCAGACATCGTGGCTCCCGGCGGCGACCACCACGTCGTCGGGTACGGCGGCCACGTCCACGAACCCGCGCAGGCGCTCGTCGACGGCGAGTTCTCCTATCGGGGGACCCTCGTCGGCAGGTACACCGAGCTGCAGGAGCTCGTCCGACTCGTCGAGCGCGGCGACGTCGAACTCCAGACGACACGGTACGACCTCTCGGAGATCAACACGGTCGCAACGCGACTCGAACACGGCGAGATCGACGGTCGCGCGGTCATCACGCCGAACTGA
- a CDS encoding tRNA (guanine(26)-N(2))-dimethyltransferase, giving the protein MDVREGGVEVSVPDARDGASEGAGDGVFYNPTQELNRDVTVATLRAYREREPRASSYLDAMAASGIRGVRAAAEGYDVTCADVDADAVELARENLARNGLDGEAVERDVNALLYESLFDVVDLDPFGTPIPFADAALSNARSMVCVTATDTAPLCGAHQRSGIRKYSTLPQNTDYHPEMGLRVLLSALIRTAARYDKAAVPILSHVSRHYVRTYLQIDARATQADELIDRLGYVHHCEDCLRRTHEFGLIAHPPEACDACGGDRILSAGPLYLGAVRDADFARTVREHVTDEMGEAARAGRLLETVEAELDTPTHYDQHRLCKQWSRSAPAMDDFLASLRDAGFAATRAHYSGTAFKTDATVPEIREATAE; this is encoded by the coding sequence ATGGACGTTCGTGAGGGCGGCGTCGAGGTGTCGGTCCCCGACGCCCGCGACGGCGCATCCGAGGGGGCGGGCGACGGCGTGTTCTACAACCCGACACAGGAACTCAACCGCGACGTGACGGTGGCGACGCTGCGGGCCTACCGCGAGCGCGAACCCCGCGCGAGTTCGTACCTCGACGCGATGGCCGCCAGCGGGATCCGCGGGGTCCGGGCCGCCGCCGAGGGGTACGACGTCACCTGTGCGGACGTCGACGCCGACGCGGTCGAACTGGCCCGCGAGAACCTCGCGCGCAACGGCCTCGACGGCGAGGCCGTCGAGCGCGACGTCAACGCGCTGCTGTACGAGTCGCTTTTCGACGTCGTCGACCTCGACCCGTTCGGCACGCCGATCCCCTTCGCCGACGCGGCGCTGTCGAACGCGCGGAGTATGGTCTGCGTCACCGCCACCGACACCGCGCCGCTGTGCGGGGCCCACCAGCGCTCCGGGATTCGGAAGTACTCGACGCTCCCGCAGAACACCGACTACCACCCCGAGATGGGGCTTCGGGTCCTGCTTTCGGCGCTGATCCGCACGGCCGCCCGCTACGACAAGGCGGCCGTCCCGATCCTCTCGCACGTCTCGCGTCACTACGTCCGCACGTACCTCCAGATCGACGCTCGGGCCACGCAGGCGGACGAACTGATCGACCGACTGGGCTACGTCCACCACTGCGAGGACTGCCTCCGCCGGACGCACGAGTTCGGCCTGATCGCGCACCCGCCCGAGGCCTGCGACGCCTGCGGCGGCGACCGCATTCTCTCGGCGGGCCCGCTCTACCTCGGCGCGGTCCGCGACGCCGACTTCGCCCGCACGGTCCGCGAGCACGTCACCGACGAGATGGGCGAGGCCGCGCGGGCCGGACGGCTGTTGGAGACGGTCGAGGCGGAACTCGACACGCCGACGCACTACGACCAGCACCGCCTCTGCAAGCAGTGGAGCCGGTCCGCCCCCGCGATGGACGACTTCCTGGCGTCGCTTCGGGACGCCGGCTTCGCGGCCACGCGAGCGCACTACTCGGGGACGGCGTTCAAGACCGACGCGACCGTCCCGGAGATCCGCGAGGCAACGGCCGAGTGA
- a CDS encoding YihY/virulence factor BrkB family protein, producing MSVSIRDRLAVPRSIVATVRDREVTFLAAGISYYVLVSLVPLLTLAVVVAAVVGGADLATQVQSIAQRYLLPTGSELVASAITDPTGRGTLSVLSLLVTTWGALKLFRGIDVAFARIYEYPTSPIVEQLSDGLITLATLGGATIGVVITTAVMALVDVPFVGIVSPLVLLAFLVVAFLPLYAVIPDVPVGVRDALPGAVFAAVGWAVLSAGFGLYAQLSTGVAGALGAVLLLVTWFYFSGILVLTGAVLNAVLAGRGEDRDRQVQHPRDRRPERTMSADDETTDDDAVSGDAGPASDAREDPNGADSGAGDADDSSAADTDVDPRGAPDIDRLDRRVEELRADLDAFEEDVQSRTVERPDVESEMRRYVRGRLRRGKARGWGPYLVLLYGTAATIAAFYLLEDDLLAVVAMLVIYLSTLGLYALFVIFGVGLNALGVPGRLVDWVRDRRS from the coding sequence GTGAGCGTCTCGATCCGCGACCGACTCGCCGTACCGCGCTCGATCGTCGCGACCGTCCGCGACCGGGAGGTGACCTTCCTCGCGGCGGGCATCTCCTATTACGTCCTCGTCTCGCTCGTGCCGCTTCTCACGCTCGCGGTCGTCGTCGCGGCCGTCGTCGGGGGCGCGGACCTCGCGACGCAGGTCCAGTCGATCGCACAGCGGTATCTGCTCCCGACCGGCTCCGAGCTCGTCGCGAGTGCGATCACGGACCCCACGGGACGCGGGACGCTCTCGGTCCTCAGCCTCCTGGTCACGACGTGGGGCGCGCTGAAGCTCTTCCGCGGCATCGACGTGGCCTTCGCCAGGATCTACGAGTATCCGACGAGCCCGATCGTCGAGCAGCTGTCGGACGGGCTCATCACGCTCGCGACGCTCGGCGGCGCGACGATCGGCGTCGTGATCACGACGGCGGTGATGGCGCTCGTCGACGTTCCGTTCGTCGGGATCGTGAGCCCGCTCGTCCTCCTCGCGTTCCTCGTCGTCGCCTTCCTCCCGCTGTATGCCGTCATCCCGGACGTTCCGGTCGGGGTTCGCGACGCCCTCCCCGGCGCGGTCTTCGCCGCCGTCGGCTGGGCCGTCCTGAGCGCCGGATTCGGGCTGTACGCCCAGCTCTCGACCGGCGTCGCCGGCGCGCTCGGCGCGGTCCTCTTGCTCGTCACGTGGTTCTACTTCTCGGGGATCCTCGTGCTCACCGGCGCGGTGCTCAACGCGGTTCTCGCGGGGCGAGGAGAAGACCGAGACCGGCAGGTACAACACCCGCGGGACCGACGTCCCGAGCGGACGATGAGCGCGGACGACGAGACGACCGACGACGACGCCGTGTCCGGGGACGCCGGCCCCGCGAGCGACGCACGCGAGGACCCGAACGGCGCCGACAGCGGCGCCGGCGACGCCGACGATTCCTCGGCCGCCGACACCGACGTGGACCCCCGTGGCGCGCCCGACATCGACCGGCTCGACCGCCGCGTCGAGGAACTGCGCGCCGACCTCGACGCCTTCGAGGAGGACGTCCAGTCCCGTACGGTCGAGCGGCCCGACGTCGAATCGGAGATGCGCCGCTACGTCCGCGGGCGACTCCGGCGGGGGAAGGCCCGCGGCTGGGGGCCGTACCTCGTGCTCCTGTACGGCACGGCGGCGACCATCGCCGCGTTCTACCTGCTGGAGGACGACCTGCTGGCGGTGGTCGCGATGCTCGTGATCTACCTCTCGACGCTCGGGCTCTACGCGCTGTTCGTGATCTTCGGCGTGGGCCTGAACGCCCTCGGGGTGCCCGGCCGCCTCGTCGACTGGGTTCGCGACCGACGGTCCTGA